The Phragmites australis chromosome 13, lpPhrAust1.1, whole genome shotgun sequence DNA window TTTCAGGCTTTGGTCAACAACGGCACGTGGCGCCTTGTTCCTCGATCCCCCGGTGCCAATGTTATGACAGGCAAGTGGATATACAAGCATAAATTCCACTCTGACGACACTCTGCCTCGCCACAAGGCCCGATGGGTGGCCCGTGGCTACTCGCAGCAGTATGACATCAACTGCAACGATACGTTCAACTCGGTCGTCAAGCCATCAACCATCCGGGTTGTCCTCAGCATCACCGCCTCCAGTGCTTGTCCCATTCGTCAGCTTGACATGAAGAACGCCTTTCTTCATGGCCATCTTGAGGAGATCATCTACTGCTAGCAGTCGTCCGGCTTCGTCAACCCTTCTGCACCTGACCAAGTTTGCTTATTGCAGAAATCCTTGTATGGCCTCAAGCAGGCACCTCGGGCTTGGAACCAGCGGTTCATCATGTACATACACTGCCTCGACTTTCAACACGTCTCTCTTTGTCCTCAAAGATGCAGACCGTGTCACCAACCTCCTGATGTACATCGACGACATTATTCTCACGGTCTCCTCGACGGATCTACTACAACGCATTGCTATAAGGAACCTTCCAAAtagtattataattaatcattaagttggtcattttcttaatcacgactataataattaatcagaataccatctcGATAGTCctagcatgtgttttgtgcctaagatcggaacacacatctttccaacatataccatcataacaaagcttataaaagatcaagtaattaacattatattacaagttcttaatcaTTTATAATTTCTGATAATTTCAAcaaaagaaaactagaaggacaATAAGTAGACCAACTCTtagacaaaagagaaactacacaACGGAAGACAAAAGctatgaacaacaaaaaataGGTGGATctgtatgcccttaggctccaccccaaaataacGTCATTCGAGTAGTTGCCTACCCATACCCGCCACCAATGTcgacgggcgtgaagtagccaaacactaggTCTTCCTCGccagtagcacctgaaagagcagcgtgagtacgaaggtactcgcaagacttaatctataataggtacatataaataatttGGCTCCAATGATCATGCATTTGGAGTTTAGCAAGGAAACGAATACATGCTTAAGTAAATTTATGCAAAACACAACTTTGACTTAAGTGTGTAAGCACCTACACCTAACCAACTACACCTTTCTATCTAGAAAGCAATATCATGAACATAATTGTGACGgaaccaacataaacatataggtgaatagaaccatctcaaccacaacccaacataccataccatatcattccacattcgtgactctacaactgctgcaaatggacagaagcatgcttatgatCGAGAGAGGggtaattcgaattatttttacaccctgcaggggatactcatTTTACCCATAAGACTTGAGGACTATACAGCTTGCGTGACCAtacaggtccacacaaggggtactcatgtcaaacttTCCCAAGTAAGCTCCAACCGATTGGGACATGCATCTCTAGGTGCGGGGGTCAACTAATACTACTCCTAGAGTAAACTAGATACTccttacaagcctattatgttGATAAAACCCAAGACATTCAAGCCAAAGGATCACAGCTACATGAGGTATTCGGATTATcattcccatatgcgacatgtggTCCTCGCATTGGAGAAGCTCAAGCTTCTGCTCAATCTCATGGAGCCAGTGGTCCGCGTTGAGTGGGTCCTCAGTACGCATGAAGGTGGGTGGCCGAGTTCAAAAGAAATCCGTGAAGTTGTCATGGCgtccggccccacctcctccatgagggttcatgttgcatatgaGAGCTTCAAGGAGCACTGTCTGAACTTGACGGTTCTGCTCAATCTGCATGAGCACATCTGTCATGCTCGGCGATGGAGGCGGTACGTGGttattctcattggaacccttAGGAAGATCACCCAAATTGTTGCGGGTCCTCATCCTATTGTGACGGTAAGATGAAAGAGAGGTGAAGGTTAAATTCCGATAAAGCAAAAATATCATCAGTCGGATATGACTTGCTTGGATCCATAATATCATATATTAGgaaaaatatatgcaatatGAGCAATGGGGAAATGAAGGCATGCTCGATCCCTATCTACACATTTCTTTCTCAAGTGCATCACTTTTtacaatcatcacccttcgcgcTACTTTTTCTTTCTCACGCGTACAGTGCTTGTGCAACTTGCCGCATAAGCAACAATTAATACGTCATTGCCAATGTATTCACTTCCTGTATCATCGTCTtacgggacaccccatgtaatcgccacatgggtagacgaccataactaccatcgtatggtggatgttcatacgttattgctaacatattcactttaccATCGTCGTACGGGGCACACCAGGCCCCTGCCTCACACTTGTTGAGACTTCAATATTTACCACTATTGGGATGTGTTGATGCAACATGATTCATAAatgatatcataaaaaaaacaacACGATGTGGAATAAACAATTTAAATACAGCAACTTACGATACGTTACACTTACGAGCATCGTACaacaagttcatacatattagcAAGAGGAGGTACAAAAAGAAGCTTTAGTGCATTATCTTAGTGAAGTTGACATAATTCATTAACCCATGTCCTAAGCATTTTAGGCTATTTTATTAAACCAAGCTATGATACTACGCTATGAGAAAtcgtctaaatagtattctaattaatcattaagttggtTATTTCCTTAATCACAACTATAATGACTAATCATAATACTATCCCAGTAGTTTCGGCAtatgttttatgcccaagatcgaaacacatgcatttccaacatataccatcacaacaaagcttaataaagagcaattaattaacattatattacatgTTATTAAACATTTACAATTTTtgataatttacaacaaaagagaattaGGAGGACAATACATACACCAACTTCTAgataaaagagaaactacgtgGCGGAAGACAAAagctatgaacaacaaaagataggtggatccatatgcccttaggctccacccaaaaatAACGTCACCTGAGTAGTTGCCTACCCATGCCCACCACCAAAATCAACGGGTGTGAAGTAACCAAATATTAGCTTCTCCtcgccggtagcacctgaaagagcaacgtgagtatgaaggtacttacAAGACTTAATACATAATaagtacatataaataatccgacaccaaggatcatgcatttggagatttgcaaggaaatgaccacatggttaagtaaatttatgcaAAACACAACTTTGACTCAAATGTGTAAGCACCTACACCTAACCAACTGCACCTTTCTATCCAGAGAGCAATATCATAAACATAATTGTGATGGAACCTACATAAATATATAGgtgaatagaaccatctcaactacaacccaacataccataccatacCATTCCACATTTGTGACTCTACGattgctgcaaatggacagaagtatgctcatgaccgagagtagagaaattcgaattgtttttgtACCCTGTAGAGGGTACTCctttactcacaagacttaaggACTATAtggcttgcgtgaccacacaggtccacacaagagtgtactcatatcaacctttcTCAAATAAGCTCCAACCGATTGGGACATACGTTTCTAGGTGTGGGGGTCAACTAATACTACTCCCATAACAAACTAGATACTCcttacaagcctattataccgATAACATCCGAGACGTTCAAGCCAAAGGATCACAACTACACGAGGTAttggcttatcgttcccatatgcgacatgtggGAAGCACAGAaaatgctaaagccaactacaacaatggTCGATGCTTAACCGATTTAGGTGGGCCTATGGCATCCAAGACTCCATTCTCGATTCATCCCTAACGCCCGCCCAAACCTCGTCTCAACCTCACAACTCATATATCCCAACATCAATATCATTTCCTTTGTGAACAAGTAAGTgagccctaagctcgtgaacggGGGTTGAACCACatctcgacttctaccgataaactatgcattgctaagtattccGGTTAACCTTTGAAGTTGGATGCCAACAATATCGTACCGAGGTTACAAGAATAAGGATTAACAACAACATTAAGGTATAGTTAATGCAattaacataggttctacccatataaaccgACATTAGACCCTctaatcatgcaaacatacataaaacataatttatcaaatttgactccatatgatccaaagtagtaggttgagtatgcttagatgcttgccttgctgctccagtGTCTGTCTGATACTCCCTGCACAACACTCATAGAATTCCGGACTGCCCTCGGTCGCGCCCGCATCACACTCTGGTCCTTTATTCTCTAAgtaagaatgcatgcaatgtgAGGAGCATTAATAGGATGCAATGAAGTATGCCACATGATGCATAACATTAAAGTTAAAAGTGCAGGACATGCAGAAGAATAACGAAGTTTGCGATCTAAACAACTTCTAAAACTCAGACAGAATCCAAAAGTTCATGGTtcaactcggaacctccgggtttgGAACTTCCAGGTTGACCTCCAGACAGGGGTTCTCGGTTAGCAATTTCTGAATTAACTTAGAAGTTCTGGGTCAAGTCGGAACTTTTGGGTTGGGCCGAAATATCCGGGTTAGCTTTCGGGTGAGAGTTCTCTGTTTGTTTTGCTCTGTTTATCTCAGAATTTATGGGTTATACCCAGAACTTCTGGGAGGTCAGATTTTTCGGGTAAGGCTCCGAATGAGGGGGCTCTGTTAAACCTAACTCGAGGTATCTGAAACTTCCGAGTTCTAACCTGGAACCTCTGAGTTGGATAGACTTGAGCTTTGCGATGATTTTTCTCGACCGATTTaactcgcatgttaaatctaccCCACATAAACCTGCGTATGCaatatacaaagggttctagactcaatttaCACCTTAAACCCCCGTAATTTCTAAGTACAAACCAATTGGTTTACCCATTACCCGAAACTTCCGGGTTGAACCCGGAACATCCGGGTTGTTCCAGAGAGCATTTTTTGAGGGAAAAACTTGGCCAATTTGATTTGCAAGCCTCACCTATCCAAGGATAAAGGGTTTTGCACTAGTTCATAGGGTCTAGACctcactcatcaactagcaacttGATTTCCTAGCTCAAACTCATCTGAATTCTCTCCTTTGCAGCAAATCATCAAGAACTCGAGGTACTTTGCAAAGAAGCTCCAAAACttggatttcgaccaaccaaaaTGCGCATTCGTGCTATGGGATCCTAGGGGACTTACCCAAAGTTCTTTACTAAGGTTGGTGATCATCGGTTGAAGAAGGCCGGTGCTCCAtgttcttcaaccaagaacaccaaaacgaGTCAAGAACGACTTGAATCCTTCGGGAACGTGCAaaagaattggatggatgggaagcttagGAGCTAGTTATCGCGTGGGTACCACATACATACCTCAGTTTCATTTCTTGAGGAAGGGAGAGCTCCTTGCTCCTGGCCGGTTGGGAGGACAAGGAGCacgagagagagtgagggagagggagtgggtgacgTTGTTACCCCATTGAGAGAtagggtggttggcccacccatgtgggccccattTGCTAGAGAGACAAGATATTTTCAATATGAATTCTATTCTTCTCTCAAAATTCTTTCTCTCCTTTTATTAACTCAAATCAAGCTACTCTAATGCTCCAAcataaaattgctcaaattagcatgatgcttatgaagcatgattaggCTTAATTACACACTTAGGagttttgggacgtgacaatcaCCGATCTACTACACTCCGAGTATGTGATGAAGGACCTCGATGAACTTAACTTCTTCCTCGGCATCTCCGTCATGCGGTCTCCCGACAAATTGTTCCTATCTCAGTGCCAGTACGTGCTGGATCTCCTTCAGTGTGCAGGCATGGCGGAGTGCCACTCTACTACGACACTAGTGGACATGCCAAGCTATCCACCACCGAGGGAGCGCCTGTCATTGATCCCTCGAAGTACAGGAGTCTCGCTGGTGCTCTTTAGTACCTTACATTGACTCATCCAAAATTAGCGTATGCAGTTCAGGAGGTGTGTCTCTTCATGCATGATCCCCACGAGCCTCATCTCGCACTGGTCAAGCGCATCTTCCTCTATGTGAAGGGTACTCTCTCCATCGGCCTCCACATTGGCACTGCTCCAGTTTGCGCTCTTATCGCGTAGTCTGACACGGATTGGGCCGGCTGCCCCGACTCCAGACACTCTACGTTCAGCTACTGCATCTTCCTCAGTGACAATCTGGTTTCTTGGTCCTTCAAGCACCAGACCATGGTTTCTCGCTCCAGTGCTGAAGCTGAGTATCATGATGTTGCCCACGCCGTCGTTGAATGATGCTGGCTGCATCATCTACTTCAAGAGCTCCACGTCTTGATTGCTTCTACGACTGTTGTCTATTGTGACAGTGTCAGTGTAATCTATATGTCGTCCAATCCGGTCTAGCATCGCCGCACGAAACATATTGAGATCGACATCCACTTCGTTCGTAAAAAGGTGGCCCTCGACCAGGTTCAGGTGCTCCATGTGTCATCCTCACACCAATTCGAGGATATCATGACCAAGGGCCTACCTGTGCAGTTGTTCACCGACTTTCGGTCCAGTCTTTGTGTCTGGGATCCTCCCGATGCGACTGCAGGCATGTGTTAGAGATATTGTGTAGTTGTATATGCCTAGATTAGCTCATCCATTTGAGAATTGTTGTACGTTCCTAATCCTGGCCTAACCAACTATATAAATACAGATGATCACCCCCTTGATTGGGTGTGGTGTTGCCTAATCTCTCTTGTTCTCTACAATATGAACAGGGATAGCAATCGGGTACGACGGTTAACATTAGTGCTCACCCATACTCGTACACACCAGTTTTTATCCACCCATAGGTATACTCTTTAAGGCCCAATTCAAACTCATATGAGCGGACAACATACCTCTCGCCTACAGGTATACTCGCTTACCCGTCGGCTATATAGTTTCAACATAGCTTCACTTGCAGCCttattttccctaaaaaaaaatatagaaacgTCAATGTTCACTTTGTGCAATGCAGCATGACACTGATAACAAGGTGAAAAACATATCATCTGACAGCTAGTGTTGACCATTTTTTTTCATGTGGGCACGCAACAAAACAACCCAGATGTTCTCTTCCAAATTACGAAATGAAGTGGTAGCCAACACTGAAATTGAACCTAAATGTCAAATTGTCTAGCTCTGAACTCAGCGCGGATTAGGCACAAGTACATGAAAAAATGCAACAAGCCAAAAATCATGTATGCAGCATAGGTACATGAAAATGCAACAAGTCAGTGAAGTCGATGGACGCTCGGCCTCGCTCAGAGACGGGCACGAAGTAGCGACTGGGTGGACTAGGGATGGGCGATGGCGGCCAGATCTGAGCTGGGcgactggggggggggggttggggcTAGGCGGCCGGTCAGTCGTGCGTTGTATTGGGACGTGGTGCATCGGGGGCTCAGGGTGCCACGGCATGAGGGATGTGGTCTGTGATATGTGGGTAGGGAGAATGGGAGATGTAGACGTCAGGATAAATGGATGAGAGCATAATGGTGGAAGGTGGATGTGGGAAGGGATTAGGGTTGGGAGGATTGGGTCCTCTTGTCAGAGAGATTATACGGATACATGGGTTTTACGGGTATGGATATGGTGGAAAGTGGATGTGGAAAGGGATTAGGGTTTGGAGGATTGAGCCTGCCTGTCGGAGAGATTATACGGGTAAATGGGTTTCACGAATATATGTATGTCTTACCCATATCCATACTTGTATACCTATCGGATAGCATTTTTCGCTCACAAACATGCCCACGGATACCAAATACGTCATATATCTGATCCTATTAGGATAATTACTCACGGGTAATCTATAATTGGATTAAATTGTCATCCCTACGTATATGCGTCCTAACCGGAAAAGCACCACGCCCGTCTGAGGTGCTCCCCGTGGCCATCTCTGGGGACTCGGGATGCTCTGGCTCCCCGATTTCCTAATGCATTGACTGTCAGAGGTTTGGATCGCTCTTGGTAAGCCCTACCTGCTGATTCACTCCATCCTCATCCCCAATTCAAAAGCGGCTAGCGGTTCAATCAACCCCTGGTTGTGGTGTGGGTTGTTCAAAATCGTTGTTGATGGAATCGTTGATCGAGTGCCGAACGTGGAATTGTGCATTTTAGCTTCCAGTTGTTAAACTTGAGT harbors:
- the LOC133889450 gene encoding uncharacterized mitochondrial protein AtMg00820-like produces the protein MITRACDGIVKTLTKMNLSASHTLISSIPRNYYNTLADPNWRATMADEFQALVNNGTWRLVPRSPGANVMTGKWIYKHKFHSDDTLPRHKARWVARGYSQQYDINCNDTFNSVVKPSTIRVVLSITASSACPIRQLDMKNAFLHGHLEEIIYC